The following proteins are co-located in the Apium graveolens cultivar Ventura chromosome 5, ASM990537v1, whole genome shotgun sequence genome:
- the LOC141660984 gene encoding putative WRKY transcription factor 75, with translation MSLNNIYNSHQVEDDASVQQNGSFLELMVSMGGPAAADIVSQDSSKRSTNPDHLSNSSNDGDENKDEKKKNKKCRYAFQTRSQVDILDDGYRWRKYGQKSVKNNKFPRSYYRCTNQGCNVKKQVQRLSRDDGVVVTTYEGMHSHPLERSTDNFENILTRMQIYHTTI, from the exons ATGTCACTAAACAATATATACAATTCTCATCAAGTTGAAGATGATGCAAGCGTCCAGCAAAATGGGAGCTTCTTGGAGCTAATGGTTAGTATGGGAGGCCCAGCTGCAGCAGATATTGTATCACAAGATTCTTCAAAGAGAAGCACTAATCCTGATCATCTAAGTAATAGCAGTAATGATGGCGATGAAAACAAGGATGAAAAGAAGAAGAATAAAAAGTGTAGATATGCTTTCCAAACAAGGAGCCAAGTTGATATATTAGATGATGGCTACAGATGGAGAAAATATGGACAAAAGTCTGTCAAGAACAATAAATTCCCAAG GAGCTATTATCGGTGTACAAATCAAGGGTGCAATGTGAAGAAGCAAGTTCAGAGGCTATCCAGAGACGACGGAGTTGTGGTTACTACTTATGAAGGGATGCATTCCCATCCCCTCGAGAGATCCACTGATAACTTTGAAAACATCTTGACTCGGATGCAAATTTATCACACTACAATTTAG